One Penicillium oxalicum strain HP7-1 chromosome III, whole genome shotgun sequence genomic region harbors:
- a CDS encoding Glucosamine-6-phosphate isomerase 2, with protein sequence MSASLHGIFPPFSGTLQTLASNPTDALLDLLLTLFLFTHNLLSYLPPSPPKRLSPFINLAEQTIMRVIIREDPHAASVYIADYIVSRIKTFKPTATQPFVLGLPTGSSPEIIYKILVQRHRAGEISFKNVVTFNMDEYVGLPRDHPESYHSFMYKHFFSHVDIPPQNINILDGNAPDLAAECASFEARIARYGGIELFLGGVGPDGHIAFNEPGSSLASRTRVKTLAYDTILANSRFFDHDVTKVPRLAMTVGIQTIMDAREVVIVATGAHKAFAVQKGLEDGVNHMWTLSALQLHPHPLIVCDRDATLELKVKTVRYFESIEQSGTDARTQGPPLVYRPRTYVPAPIPTKKAPLRTAPTPDRTPVKVPKDLRINTDFNRSMDEDELTPDSMSSRMVDSAVGGLDETLKNDLIFDRMGARVTPL encoded by the exons ATGAGCGCCTCGCT ACACGGTATTTTCCCTCCATTCTCTGGAACATTACAAACTCTCGCATCGAACCCAACTGATGCTCTGCTGGATTTGCTACTCaccctcttccttttcacgCACAACCTACTCTCATATCTCCCACCCTCACCACCCAAACGACTATCGCCATTCATCAATCTAGCTGAGCAAACCATAAT GCGTGTCATTATTCGCGAGGACCCTCACGCGGCCTCGGTGTATATCGCCGATTACATCGTCA GTCGCATCAAAACGTTCAAGCCAACCGCAACCCAGCCCTTCGTACTAGGTCTGCCCACCGGCAGCAGCCCCGAGATCATCTACAAGATTCTGGTACAGCGCCATCGGGCCGGCGAGATTTCGTTCAAAAATGTCGTCACTTTCAACATG GATGAATACGTGGGTTTGCCGCGCGATCACCCTGAATCGTACCACAGTTTCATGTACAAGCACTTCTTCTCCCACGTGGACATCCCTCCACAAAATatcaacatcctcgatggCAATGCGCCCGACCTAGCCGCAGAATGTGCCTCCTTTGAAGCTCGCATCGCCCGCTACGGGGGCatcgagctcttcctcggaggCGTAGGGCCCGATGGCCACATCGCGTTCAACGAGCCCGGCTCTTCACTCGCCAGTCGTACTCGCGTCAAGACCCTCGCCTACGACACCATCCTGGCCAACTCACGCTTCTTCGACCACGACGTCACCAAGGTCCCTcggttggccatgacggtgGGCATTCAGACCATCATGGATGCGCGCGAAGTCGTGATCGTCGCGACGGGGGCGCATAAGGCCTTTGCCGTGCAAAAGGGACTCGAGGATGGCGTGAACCACATGTGGACCCTCTCTGCACTGCAATTGCATCCCCATCCCCTCATCGTGTGTGATCGGGATGCCACACTCGAGTTAAAGGTCAAGACAGTGCGGTACTTTGAATCGATCGAGCAGTCCGGAACCGATGCCCGCACTCAGGGCCCTCCCTTGGTGTACCGACCGCGCACATACGTTCCTGCGCCCATCCCTACGAAAAAGGCGCCGCTGCGCACAGCGCCGACGCCGGACCGCACACCCGTCAAGGTGCCCAAAGATCTCCGAATTAATACCGACTTCAACCGGAgcatggacgaggatgaattgACTCCAGATAGCATGTCCTCACGAATGGTAGATTCGGCAGTTGGAGGGCTGGACGAGACGTTGAAGAATGATCTGATCTTTGATCGGATGGGGGCTCGTGTGACGCCGTTGTAG
- a CDS encoding NAD/NADP-dependent betaine aldehyde dehydrogenase — MALPFPTRQLYYDGQVRPATSGKTFQTINPATATPLADIQIASHADIDAAIQAADRAFSVWSKTPYIARARILQKAATLLRERNDEIARVETLDSGKAFTETSTVDVVTGADVLEYYANYIGGGGLNGETTQLREDAWVYTKKAPLGVCVGIGAWNYPIQIALWKSAVCLAAGNTMVYKPSEFTPLHGETLAQIYTEAGLPAGVFNVVNGAGDVGAYLTSHPSVAKVSFTGQVSTGMKVAGSAAGSMKYVTMELGGKSPLIICPDAELDNAVDGAMMANFYSTGQVCTNGTRVFVPRNMKQPFEKRLLEKLAFVRAGPLFDDQTNFGPLSSEVHYKKVLEYIRHGKDVDRATLLAGGLGKPENLPHDLQAGYWVRPTVFTDCTDDMRIVKEEIFGPVMSILYYDTVDEAVRRANATEMGLAAGVFTKDLNRAHRVIDQLQAGITWVNTWGESPAEMAVGGWKKSGLGVENGHKGIESWVQNKSTLVDMSGAVATVFAKL, encoded by the exons ATGGCTCTCCCCTTTCCCACCCGTCAACTCTACTACGACGGCCAAGTACGCCCCGCCACCTCGGGCAAAACCTTCCAAACCATCAACCCGGCCACAGCAACCCCCCTCGCCGATATCCAGATCGCCTCCCACGCCGACATCGACGCGGCCATCCAAGCCGCCGATCGCGCATTCTCCGTCTGGTCCAAAACCCCGTACATTGCGCGCGCGCGCATCTTGCAAAAAGCGGCGACTCTTCTACGTGAGCGCAACGATGAAATTGCGCGCGTGGAGACGCTTGACTCGGGCAAGGCGTTTACCGAGACGAGTACAGTGGACGTGGTGACGGGAGCGGATGTGTTGGAGTATTATGCCAATTACATCGGGGGTGGGGGGCTGAACGGGGAGACGACGCAGTTGCGTGAGGATGCGTGGGTGTATACGAAGAAGGCACCGTTGGGGGTGTGTGTGGGGATTGGGGCGTGGAATTATCCGATTCAGAT TGCCCTCTGGAAATCGGCCGTCTGCCTGGCCGCGGGAAATACCATGGTCTACAAACCCAGTGAATTCACCCCTCTTCACGGCGAGACCCTCGCCCAGATCTACACCGAGGCCGGATTGCCCGCCGGAGTGTTCAATGTGGTCAACGGCGCTGGCGACGTGGGCGCCTACTTGACCAGCCACCCCAGCGTCGCCAAAGTCTCCTTCACCGGCCAAGTCTCCACCGGCATGAAGGTCGCCGGCTCCGCCGCCGGCAGCATGAAGTATGTGACCATGGAACTCGGCGGTAAAAGTCCTCTGATCATCTGCCCGGACGCCGAGCTCGACAACGCCGTCGACGGCGCCATGATGGCCAACTTCTACAGCACGGGCCAAGTCTGCACCAACGGGACGAGAGTCTTTGTGCCACGGAACATGAAGCAGCCCTTTGAGAAACGTCTACTGGAGAAACTTGCCTTTGTCCGCGCCGGTCCCCTCTTCGACGACCAGACCAATTTCGGGCCCCTCAGTTCCGAAGTCCACTACAAAAAGGTGCTCGAATACATCCGCCACGGCAAAGACGTCGATCGCGCCACCCTACTCGCCGGTGGCCTGGGCAAACCGGAGAATCTACCCCACGACCTCCAAGCCGGGTACTGGGTGCGACCTACCGTCTTCACCGACTGCACGGATGACATGCGCATCGTCAAGGAGGAAATCTTCGGTCCCGTCATGTCTATCTTATACTACGATACCGTCGACGAGGCCGTCCGTCGCGCCAATGCCACAGAGATGGGTCTCGCAGCCGGCGTGTTCACCAAGGACCTGAATCGCGCGCACCGCGTGATCGACCAGCTGCAAGCAGGGATTACGTGGGTGAATACGTGGGGCGAGAGTCCCGCCGAAATGGCCGTGggtggatggaagaagagtggTCTGGGAGTGGAAAACGGTCACAAGGGAATTGAGTCCTGGGTACAGAATAAGAGTACGCTGGTTGATATGAGCGGGGCGGTGGCCACGGTATTTGCCAAGCTTTGA
- a CDS encoding UNC93-like protein gives MATTPPPPPESTWSEQQTPVQSSFTPREKPLSINVEDPESATGRHVEGKPWMYKPLFKVGNYQAPWFASPEVQLYLVSFVCFLCPGMYNAVTGLGGGGQVNPTDVNNANTALYSTFAVVGFFAGSIANRVGLRITLSLGGFGYFLYTAALLSYNINQNAGFLIFSGALLGVCAGLLWCAQGAVMMSYPHEHEKGKYIAIFWVIFNLGGVIGSLVPLGQNMHNTAGSVNNGTYIAFLVLMAIGFVMCWLLVDSKYVKRNDGSRVIVIKNPTWKSEFLGLWETLRSDSYIVLMFPMFLASNWFYGYHFNAVNLAYFTVRTRALNSLLYWLMQMVGAFVFGQLLDMKCFSRPTRAKINFALLMAITLGVWGGGYAFQKRYTRETVKADTDFTDSSYIGPMFLYMFYGFYDAAFQTCTYWYMGSLSNNARKLANFAGFYKGIQSAGAAGMWRMDAQKTPYMTEFASCWGLLLGSMCIASPVIFRKIKEHTDVAEDLRLSDQTTAEVLGGTELTHDKPHAEQDNGDSSAGKV, from the exons ATGGCGACGactcctccacctccgccagAGTCAACCTGGTCGGAGCAACAGACGCCAGTCCAGAGCTCATTCACGCCTCGAGAGAAACCACTCTCCATCAATGTGGAAGATCCCGAATCGGCAACAGGTCGTCATGTCGAGGGGAAACCATGGATGTACAAGCCACTGTTCAAAGTCGGCAACTACCAAGCACCCTGGTTCGCCTCGCCAGAGGTCCAACTCTATCTCGTCTCGTTTGTCTGCTTTCTCTGTCCGGGCATGTACAACGCCGTCACGGGTCTCGGGGGCGGTGGCCAGGTGAACCCGACCGATGTGAATAACGCCAATACCGCCTTGTATAGCACCTTTGCCGTCGTCGGATTCTTTGCCGGCTCCATTGCCAACCGGGTGGGTCTGCGGATCACACTGTCCTTGGGCGGATTTGGATACTTCCTCTACACGGCCGCTCTGCTCTCCTACAACATCAACCAGAATGCCggattcttgatcttttcgGGCGCCTTGCTGGGTGTCTGCGCCGGTCTCTTATGGTGCGCCCAGGGGGCCGTGATGATGAGTTACCCTCACGAGCATGAAAAGGGCAAGTACATTGCAATCTTCTGggtcatcttcaatctcggTGGTGTCATTGGCAGCTTG GTCCCTCTGGGTCAAAATATGCACAACACGGCCGGGAGCGTCAACAACGGCACGTACATCGCTTTCCTGGTCTTGATGGCAATTGGATTCGTGATGTGCTGGCTGCTGGTGGATTCCAAATACGTCAAGCGTAACGACGGCTCTCGTGTGATCGTCATCAAGAATCCAACTTGGAAGTCCGAATTCCTCGGTCTGTGGGAGACCCTCCGGAGCGACTCGTACATCGTTTTGATGTTTCCCATGTTCTTGGCCAGTAACTGGTTCTACGGATATCACTTCAACGCGGTGAACCTCGCCTATTTCACAGTGCGCACCCGCGCGTTGAACAGCCTGCTGTACTGGCTGATGCAGATGGTGGGCGCGTTCGTGTTTGGTCAACTGTTGGACATGAAGTGTTTTTCGCGGCCCACTCGCGCCAAGATCAACTTTGCGCTTCTCATGGCTATCACTCTGGGTGTCTGGGGTGGCGGTTACGCATTCCAGAAACGGTATACTCGAGAAACCGTCAAGGCCGACACGGACTTTACCGACAGCAGCTACATCGGCCCGATGTTTCTGTACATGTTCTACGGCTTCTACGATGCTGCTTTTCAAACATGCACTTACTG GTACATGGGATCTCTATCCAACAATGCCCGCAAACTGGCCAACTTTGCCGGATTCTACAAAGGCATTCAATCGGCCGGTGCGGCCGGCATGTGGCG CATGGATGCCCAAAAAACCCCATACATGACCGAGTTCGCTTCCTGCTGGGGCCTCCTTCTGGGCAGCATGTGCATCGCCTCTCCGGTCATTTTCCggaagatcaaggagcaTACCGACGTGGCCGAGGATCTTCGTCTCTCAGATCAGACCACCGCTGAAGTCTTGGGTGGTACTGAGTTGACGCATGACAAACCGCATGCCGAACAGGACAATGGCGACAGTAGCGCTGGCAAGGTGTAA
- a CDS encoding N-acetylglucosamine-6-phosphate deacetylase: protein MPGKTTSPIMPRITKFTNCRLVRGSDLVEQDLWIDSLTGKILKDQEAFYELHLSPDEIIDLGGRILAPGLIDTQLNGAQGFDFSVPCETKEQYDEGLRLVNQGLARTGVTSYLPTVVSSTPEVYWKVLPSLGPTASTHRAEDGAESLGAHVEGPFISPGRNGIHKPEVLRAADSYDDLLHCYGAEHLAPPSSTSSPSFTSPIKMITAAPEVGAMMSQIPRIVDTGIIYSIGHSDATYEQAVTATNQGARMITHLFNAMRPFYHRNPGVFGLLGRSERRRPFYGVIADGIHLHPTSIKIAYNAHPDGLVLVTDAMRLCGLPDGVYEWTNGERIVKTGARLTLEGSDKIAGSSATLIECVNNFRRWSGASTADAINAATAVPARLLGLEKVKGCLDAGADADLVVLGETDDPDSGRTLTVDQVWKFGIKIHDAEKTAAV, encoded by the exons ATGCCGGGGAAAACAACATCCCCCATCATGCCGCGGATCACCAAGTTCACCAACTGTCGCCTCGTGCGCGGGTCGGACTTGGTCGAACAAGATCTCTGGATCGACTCGTTGACTGGCAAGATTCTCAAGGACCAAGAGGCCTTTTACGAGCTACATCTGTCTCCGGATGAGATCATCGACCTGGGGGGCCGCATCCTCGCCCCCGGTCTGATTGACACGCAGTTGAACGGAGCTCAGGGTTTTGACTTTTCGGTTCCCTGTGAAACCAAGGAGCAGTACGACGAGGGTCTGCGCCTGGTCAACCAGGGCCTGGCTCGCACGGGAGTCACTTCATACTTGCCGACGGTGGTGAGCTCCACGCCCGAGGTGTACTGGAAG GTCCTCCCTTCTCTTGGCCCGACAGCATCGACGCACCGTGCCGAAGACGGCGCCGAATCCCTCGGTGCTCACGTCGAAGGTCCCTTCATCAGCCCCGGCCGCAATGGCATCCATAAACCAGAAGTTCTTCGAGCCGCAGACTCCTACGATGACCTCCTCCACTGCTACGGCGCCGAGCATCTCGCCCCACCATCCAGCACCTCGTCACCCTCATTCACCTCCCCGATCAAAATGATCACCGCGGCCCCCGAAGTAGGCGCCATGATGTCGCAGATCCCCCGCATCGTCGACACAGGCATCATCTACTCCATCGGTCACTCGGACGCAACCTATGAACAAGCCGTCACGGCCACCAACCAAGGCGCTCGGATGATCACACATCTCTTCAACGCCATGCGACCTTTCTACCACCGCAACCCAGGCGTCTTTGGGCTGCTGGGCCGCAGCGAACGTCGTCGTCCATTCTACGGCGTCATCGCCGACGGGATTCACCTGCACCCCACCTCCATTAAGATCGCGTACAATGCCCACCCAGACGGTCTGGTCCTCGTCACCGATGCAATGCGCCTGTGCGGCCTCCCCGACGGAGTGTACGAATGGACCAATGGCGAACGTATCGTCAAGACGGGCGCACGATTGACGCTGGAAGGCTCCGACAAGATTGCCGGCTCGTCCGCCACACTCATCGAATGTGTGAATAATTTCCGGCGGTGGTCGGGCGCGAGTACCGCGGATGCGATCAATGCGGCGACGGCGGTCCCGGCGCGACTTTTGGGActggagaaagtcaagggGTGTCTGGATGCCGGGGCGGATGCGGATCTGGTGGTCTTGGGCGAGACGGATGATCCGGACTCGGGGCGGACCTTGACGGTGGACCAGGTGTGGAAGTTTGGAATTAAGATTCATGATGCTGAGAAGACTGCTGCGGTTTag